One stretch of Shewanella sp. Arc9-LZ DNA includes these proteins:
- a CDS encoding HD-GYP domain-containing protein, whose amino-acid sequence MSSRLTAPLIQHGFDDGLPIWRRIIFTRLFSVLALLCIPIYITSVYLCIVQNLWGMALFDTVAYGVLLFILFYPRISDTQKFTIGCYLAFGIGIGFLLAIGPSGAGFFWLFVFPPLSSILLGEKMAVWALVANGISLLLIGIAYHYELVVWPDINGFSTLIWYVVVINFLVTNAIVTQSTSYLLGKLTHSLESTLASRTATVMGLAKLAEYRDNETGAHLIRMQQYANMLAKQRLTDEHVPEELTDAFIQEISLSAILHDIGKVGIADHILLKPGRLSVEEFEQIKAHPVIGEKVLNSLLAYAPQCTFIRMGRDIAGAHHEKWDGSGYPNGLAGESIPLSARIVALVDVYDALTSPRCYKRPFSHEEAMALILEGKGKHFDPKLVDSFMVISEQFSVLSKASLLEED is encoded by the coding sequence ATGTCATCTCGGTTAACAGCACCGCTTATTCAACATGGTTTTGATGATGGTTTACCAATATGGCGTCGGATCATTTTCACGCGACTGTTTAGTGTGTTGGCTTTGTTATGTATCCCGATTTACATCACCAGCGTATATCTGTGTATTGTTCAAAACCTTTGGGGCATGGCACTATTTGATACTGTGGCTTACGGGGTATTATTATTCATTTTGTTTTATCCACGAATTAGCGATACACAAAAATTTACCATAGGGTGTTATCTTGCATTTGGTATCGGCATCGGGTTTTTACTCGCTATTGGCCCTTCTGGGGCAGGTTTTTTCTGGTTATTCGTTTTCCCTCCTTTGAGCAGTATTCTTCTTGGCGAAAAAATGGCGGTATGGGCCCTGGTGGCTAATGGTATATCGTTATTATTAATCGGTATCGCTTATCATTATGAGCTTGTTGTATGGCCTGATATAAACGGGTTTTCAACCTTAATTTGGTACGTAGTGGTGATTAACTTTCTCGTCACTAATGCAATAGTGACTCAGTCGACCTCTTATTTATTGGGTAAGTTAACTCACTCATTAGAGTCCACTTTAGCCTCTCGTACGGCAACGGTTATGGGCTTAGCTAAATTGGCAGAGTATCGTGATAATGAAACCGGTGCGCATCTGATTAGAATGCAGCAGTATGCCAATATGCTGGCAAAACAAAGATTAACCGATGAACATGTTCCAGAAGAGTTAACTGACGCTTTTATTCAAGAAATTAGCCTCTCAGCCATTTTGCATGATATTGGCAAAGTGGGTATCGCCGATCATATTTTGTTAAAACCAGGGCGCTTATCGGTAGAAGAATTTGAGCAGATTAAGGCTCATCCAGTGATTGGAGAAAAAGTGCTTAACAGTTTATTAGCGTATGCCCCTCAGTGCACATTTATACGAATGGGACGTGACATTGCCGGCGCTCACCATGAAAAGTGGGATGGCAGTGGTTATCCTAATGGGTTAGCAGGCGAATCTATCCCGTTGTCAGCCAGAATTGTAGCCTTAGTCGATGTGTACGATGCATTAACCTCACCACGATGTTACAAAAGGCCTTTTAGTCATGAAGAAGCGATGGCGTTGATTCTTGAAGGAAAAGGCAAACACTTTGACCCTAAATTGGTCGATAGCTTTATGGTCATTAGTGAACAATTTTCTGTGTTGTCAAAAGCATCTTTACTCGAAGAGGATTAA
- a CDS encoding SIMPL domain-containing protein yields MQSSSRSAAIFGILIALGLGALGVLLKQAIVEYKLLDRSVTVKGLAENEYPADIVIWPIQFTAANNNLDELYKQLETQNNQVVNFLAEQNIDPKQITLAAPTITDKLAQQYGGNQPIELRYTASQTITVYSNDIDKVRGAMPQLTELGKMGIVFSQNNYDAQVEYIFSRLNDVKPKMIEESTTNARSVAEKFATDSQSRLGKIKKATQGQFSINNRDKNTPYIKQVRVVSTIEYYLAD; encoded by the coding sequence ATGCAAAGTTCGTCTCGTAGTGCTGCTATTTTCGGAATATTAATTGCACTGGGCTTAGGCGCATTAGGCGTATTACTCAAACAAGCCATTGTTGAGTACAAGTTACTCGACCGCAGCGTCACGGTAAAAGGCCTGGCAGAAAATGAATATCCTGCCGACATCGTCATTTGGCCGATACAATTCACCGCAGCCAATAATAATCTCGATGAACTCTACAAACAGCTTGAAACACAAAACAACCAAGTGGTTAACTTTTTAGCCGAACAAAATATCGATCCCAAACAGATCACTCTCGCCGCGCCCACTATTACCGATAAATTGGCGCAACAGTATGGTGGAAATCAACCAATAGAATTGCGCTATACGGCGTCGCAAACCATTACGGTATATTCTAATGACATAGATAAAGTTCGCGGGGCTATGCCTCAATTAACTGAGCTAGGTAAAATGGGAATTGTTTTCTCACAAAATAACTATGATGCCCAAGTCGAATATATTTTCAGCCGCTTAAATGACGTTAAACCGAAAATGATCGAAGAGTCGACCACTAATGCACGTTCAGTTGCTGAAAAATTTGCTACCGATTCACAAAGCCGATTAGGTAAGATAAAAAAAGCGACTCAAGGACAATTCAGCATTAACAATAGAGATAAAAACACGCCATATATTAAACAGGTACGGGTCGTATCTACCATCGAATATTATTTAGCGGATTAA
- a CDS encoding histidine phosphatase family protein, whose product MKQSIIRAVFGCMSLISVSLMAQTPIVAPIALNNTAVDSKSNQVIFIVRHAEKLAGKDPSLSAQGQLRALRLAKVLSSTHLDKVYTTDYNRTRETATAVTQDQQVDLSVYDPRDMAAFTQHLLTQQGSILVVGHSNTSTDLVEGLGAEKQIPIADASEFDRLYIVTLNANKQMVSTVLLRY is encoded by the coding sequence ATGAAACAATCAATCATTAGAGCCGTTTTCGGCTGTATGAGTTTAATCAGCGTATCACTAATGGCACAGACGCCAATCGTTGCTCCGATTGCGCTTAACAATACCGCCGTAGATAGCAAGAGCAATCAAGTTATTTTTATTGTCAGACATGCCGAAAAACTTGCAGGCAAAGACCCTAGCTTATCCGCACAAGGACAATTAAGAGCCCTGCGTTTAGCTAAAGTACTGTCCAGTACGCATTTAGATAAAGTGTACACAACCGACTATAATCGCACCCGTGAGACAGCCACCGCCGTAACGCAAGATCAGCAAGTGGATTTAAGTGTTTATGACCCACGTGATATGGCGGCATTTACCCAACATCTATTAACTCAACAGGGTAGTATTTTAGTGGTCGGACACAGTAATACTTCAACAGATTTAGTTGAAGGTCTCGGGGCAGAAAAACAAATACCCATTGCAGATGCAAGTGAGTTTGATCGCTTATACATAGTGACCCTCAATGCCAACAAGCAAATGGTTTCTACTGTGTTGTTACGCTATTAA
- a CDS encoding Rho-binding antiterminator, which yields MNPIKCEIYDYIEIICLYRYRVKLTLTDGTHLQGQFDRTLYVSRNQQKHEAIAGINQQQQAIEVILTDITSIDVLSKNASFSHISLIE from the coding sequence ATGAACCCAATTAAATGTGAGATTTACGATTATATTGAGATCATCTGTTTGTATCGCTATAGGGTCAAACTAACATTAACAGATGGAACCCATCTTCAAGGTCAATTTGATCGAACATTGTATGTCAGTCGCAATCAACAAAAACATGAAGCCATTGCGGGCATTAATCAACAACAGCAAGCGATTGAAGTGATATTAACCGATATCACTTCAATTGATGTTCTCAGCAAAAATGCCTCATTTAGCCATATCTCGTTAATCGAATAG
- a CDS encoding acyl-CoA thioesterase — MSLAQNPAQTQNHFPDDIAARIAQSEARVIKAIFPSNTNHHNTLFGGDALAWMDETAFIAATRFCRKSLVTVSSDRIDFKKAIPAGSLAELIANVIHVGNTSLKVEVNIYVEDMYNDHREHAIRGVFTFVAVDENRNPTQVWPHN, encoded by the coding sequence ATGTCCCTTGCTCAAAACCCTGCTCAAACTCAAAACCATTTCCCTGATGACATTGCTGCACGTATTGCTCAATCAGAAGCGCGCGTTATAAAGGCTATTTTCCCGTCTAATACCAATCACCATAACACCTTATTTGGTGGTGATGCTTTAGCATGGATGGATGAAACAGCCTTTATCGCCGCCACCCGTTTTTGTCGTAAATCATTAGTGACCGTCAGTTCTGACCGTATCGATTTTAAAAAAGCGATACCCGCAGGCAGCTTAGCAGAGCTGATTGCTAATGTGATTCATGTTGGTAATACATCACTCAAAGTTGAAGTGAACATTTATGTCGAAGATATGTACAACGATCATCGAGAACATGCAATACGCGGAGTATTTACTTTTGTTGCGGTAGATGAAAACAGAAACCCAACCCAAGTGTGGCCACACAATTAA
- a CDS encoding response regulator transcription factor, with protein MKLENLNIIIADDHPLFRNALRLALSNAFEQTQWFEADSAEALQRVLDQKETPFDLILLDLQMPGSHGYSTLIHLRTHYPDIPVVVISAHEDINTISRAIHYGSSGFIPKSASMEALAEALNAVLYGDIWLPKGTQIVPVSDDPTDKMASRLSDLTPQQYRVLQMFAEGLLNKQIAYDFGVSEATIKAHATAIFRKLGVRNRTQAVIALQHLEMDRIDIS; from the coding sequence ATGAAGCTCGAAAATTTAAACATCATCATTGCAGATGATCATCCATTATTCCGTAATGCCTTAAGGCTAGCGCTGAGTAATGCGTTTGAACAAACTCAATGGTTTGAGGCCGATAGTGCCGAAGCGTTACAAAGGGTTCTTGATCAAAAAGAGACCCCATTTGACTTAATCCTGCTGGACCTACAAATGCCTGGATCGCACGGTTACTCAACCCTGATCCACCTTAGAACTCATTATCCAGATATCCCCGTAGTGGTGATATCTGCCCATGAAGACATCAATACCATCAGCCGAGCGATACATTATGGCAGTAGCGGATTCATTCCTAAATCTGCGTCAATGGAAGCGTTGGCAGAAGCATTAAATGCGGTGTTATACGGTGATATTTGGTTGCCAAAAGGTACTCAAATCGTGCCAGTTTCTGATGACCCAACCGATAAAATGGCCAGCCGATTATCAGACTTAACCCCGCAACAATATCGCGTGTTACAGATGTTTGCAGAAGGGTTACTCAACAAACAAATTGCTTATGATTTTGGGGTATCAGAAGCAACCATCAAAGCGCATGCCACGGCGATATTCCGAAAACTGGGTGTTCGCAATCGCACTCAAGCGGTGATAGCATTGCAGCACTTAGAAATGGACAGAATTGATATCTCGTAA
- a CDS encoding DUF938 domain-containing protein: MPQSLSLQQLPFSQACENNKQPILTLLAEWFANRQHILEIGSGTGQHSVYFAEHLPHVRWQPSDQQHYLPTLQARLNLQTQPNLQQAIGLDVTQPWPLLVSDIDAIFSANTLHIMSKPMVEAFFAGVGSVLLNSGSLAVYGPFNYQGQFTSDSNQQFNLWLQHNNPDSGIRDIEWICQLAQQQGLILQEDIAMPANNRLLHFSK; encoded by the coding sequence ATGCCTCAATCATTATCGCTACAACAGCTGCCTTTTTCACAAGCGTGTGAAAATAATAAACAGCCTATCTTAACCCTATTGGCAGAGTGGTTTGCCAATAGGCAACATATACTCGAAATAGGCAGTGGCACAGGCCAACACAGCGTCTATTTCGCTGAACACCTTCCTCATGTCCGCTGGCAACCAAGTGACCAACAACATTATTTACCTACCCTACAAGCTCGGCTCAATTTGCAAACACAACCCAACTTACAACAGGCAATCGGGCTTGATGTCACTCAACCATGGCCCCTGCTTGTATCTGATATAGATGCCATATTCAGTGCTAACACCTTGCACATTATGAGTAAGCCAATGGTTGAAGCGTTCTTTGCTGGTGTTGGTAGTGTATTGCTTAATTCAGGCTCATTAGCAGTTTATGGTCCCTTTAATTATCAAGGCCAATTTACCAGTGACAGTAATCAACAATTCAATTTATGGCTGCAACACAACAACCCTGATAGTGGTATCCGTGATATTGAATGGATCTGCCAGTTAGCACAACAACAAGGGCTAATACTTCAAGAAGACATCGCCATGCCAGCCAATAACCGTCTGCTACATTTTAGTAAATAA
- a CDS encoding D-hexose-6-phosphate mutarotase — MGSVTTKRHPNGLDYVAVDTALCQARIFMQGAQIDQFIPVGKAPLLWVSSADDYQPGNGIRGGIPICWPWFGMSDTPGFPQHGFARNKTWSLESVKMRNQLVDLVFTLPASEMDKQYWPHNTQVKVLFTLGETLSVSLVNTNNGNDNVKLTQALHSYFPIEDIHQLQASGFSGSQYIEFGEGPFKQVDDVVKFERETDRVYTLLGDTQELHTQNGTIVVSRENSQSAVLWNPWIDKSMRLSRFNADDYLTMVCLEAANVLEDCVVLAPGQSHTLTTHIGWK; from the coding sequence ATGGGTTCGGTTACCACTAAAAGACATCCCAATGGTCTTGATTATGTTGCTGTTGACACAGCACTTTGCCAAGCACGTATTTTTATGCAAGGTGCACAAATAGATCAATTTATACCTGTAGGTAAAGCACCACTATTATGGGTTTCAAGTGCAGATGATTACCAACCTGGTAATGGTATCAGAGGAGGAATCCCCATTTGTTGGCCTTGGTTTGGTATGAGCGACACTCCAGGGTTTCCGCAGCATGGTTTTGCACGAAACAAAACCTGGTCGCTTGAATCAGTCAAAATGCGTAACCAATTAGTAGATTTAGTTTTCACCCTGCCCGCCAGTGAAATGGATAAACAATATTGGCCCCATAATACCCAAGTAAAGGTGTTATTCACCTTAGGCGAAACCTTATCAGTCAGCTTGGTGAATACTAATAATGGAAATGATAACGTGAAGCTTACCCAAGCATTGCATAGCTACTTTCCTATTGAAGATATTCATCAATTGCAAGCGAGTGGCTTTAGCGGGTCACAATACATTGAATTTGGTGAAGGGCCGTTTAAACAAGTCGATGATGTCGTTAAATTTGAACGAGAAACCGACAGGGTTTATACCCTATTAGGTGATACTCAGGAGTTACATACACAAAATGGCACCATTGTAGTCAGTCGCGAAAACAGTCAATCAGCGGTACTTTGGAACCCTTGGATAGACAAGTCGATGCGCCTTTCACGCTTTAATGCAGACGATTACTTAACCATGGTGTGCTTAGAAGCCGCTAACGTGTTGGAGGACTGCGTGGTGTTAGCACCTGGACAAAGTCATACATTAACCACTCATATTGGCTGGAAATAA